The following coding sequences lie in one Bacteroidota bacterium genomic window:
- the porU gene encoding type IX secretion system sortase PorU, with amino-acid sequence MIRRILFLFVLVWLALPHEADAQPSPAFSDTLVLNLGQDEHAWPFVLHFEPAIGIQPGLLIPIRVPAGMRFTSASLNVFQTVDSDLPEPEAEPQDFLLVYQSYDQRSETVERLFLYPYRSRIGGVEQLTSGQIIVHYDSLALHPQEAGSGFIENSVLSSGPWLKLAVVRDGVHRLTPADLVAAGWDVQQLDPQRLALFGNGGAMLPERNNAFRHDDLVENPILVKGENDGSFDPGDALYFYGQSTTTWTYNPMTIRFDHRINYYSDTSFYFLTVLDRPGLRISEKPQEQANPTTIADIFLDYALHENDLENLIHSGREWYGEYFNRQQRDRLDVQFHFPNRVAGRPVMVNTQFAVRSLTETTAFSIELNGQQVLPQQPFLPISSGAAAFAREQSFNLSLQLPERDSLDFVVRYHAAQDNSRGWINFLRVNAWRQLRYVPGRQMPFRNPEAVGFNVVPQYRIGQVVPGLMLWEVTNPLRPKAMMHELADDHLRFNVMGDSIREFILFDPADAYQPVAIRPLANQNLHATPATDMIIVAPDIFRPYAEAMAALHQAHDGLESIVAGTAEIYNEFGSGKPDPTAIRDFIRMVYLRSQDRLRYVLLFGDASYDYKNRIAGNTNFVPTYQSIQSIIETQSFVSDDYFGLMGSNEGQDMQGVLDLGIGRFPVSATGEAALMVQKNAHYLSRQEKLRGPWQNTITFMADDGDGNLHLSQAETLATHVDTAYRNFNIRKVYLDAYRRVPVPGGFRYPEASAALLRNISEGSLIVNYTGHGGVSGLTDEKVFSISEIESLTNIDRLAFFVTATCEFSRFDNPVLTSAGEQLLLNPSGGAIALMTTTRLAFAHSNFNVNRRLYASLMTNGKSDINRLGDIIRLSKNPTNSYIYNFVLLGNPALRLSYPEYRAEVLKINGKPSDTLHAMSEVVLEGRIVNPSGQLVENFNGVVEVLFFDKKSTYRTLGNDAMSMPTNFSLFDKLLFRGSATATNGLFSLRFALPRSIAYNYGMARISMFASDSVSGMSAGGWFDNIILGGIAPDIMPDNKGPEIELFVGDERFVSGSVVPESSILIAKIADPQGIHHLGSEIGRDIVATHSLPDGSIRKYVLNNYFSLDLDHPTSGSLRFPMERLIQGEHLLSLKAWDLHNNSSEKEIRFVVNPEEGLKISNVRLSPNPVSGQAVFTFEHNKPGSTLFVSIEIYNAFGSKVHQINAQMTPSGNHSYPLSWNPKQTTAGRLASGVYLWRLIVAPAEGLPVSTGGRLVIANP; translated from the coding sequence ATGATCAGGCGTATCTTGTTTCTTTTTGTTTTGGTCTGGTTGGCATTGCCTCACGAGGCTGATGCACAACCTTCCCCGGCATTTTCCGATACGCTCGTGTTAAATCTCGGTCAGGATGAGCATGCATGGCCTTTTGTGCTTCATTTTGAGCCAGCCATTGGGATACAACCTGGTTTGCTGATCCCGATCAGGGTGCCGGCAGGTATGCGGTTTACCTCGGCCAGCCTGAATGTTTTTCAGACCGTGGATTCTGATCTCCCTGAACCTGAGGCAGAACCGCAAGATTTTCTGCTGGTTTATCAGTCGTATGACCAGCGTAGCGAAACAGTGGAACGGCTGTTTTTGTATCCTTACCGAAGCAGGATTGGCGGTGTAGAGCAATTGACCAGCGGGCAAATCATCGTCCATTACGACAGCCTTGCGCTGCATCCACAGGAAGCGGGATCAGGCTTTATCGAGAATTCCGTGCTGAGCTCCGGACCTTGGCTGAAGCTGGCTGTAGTCAGGGATGGGGTGCATCGTCTCACCCCGGCCGACCTTGTTGCGGCTGGCTGGGATGTGCAGCAACTCGACCCGCAACGACTGGCCTTGTTTGGCAACGGCGGCGCCATGCTGCCGGAGCGCAACAATGCTTTCCGGCACGACGACCTGGTGGAGAATCCCATCCTGGTCAAGGGAGAAAACGACGGCAGCTTTGATCCGGGTGATGCCCTGTACTTCTACGGGCAGTCCACTACTACATGGACTTACAATCCGATGACTATCCGCTTCGACCACCGCATCAACTACTATTCCGACACCTCGTTTTATTTCTTAACCGTGCTCGATCGCCCTGGGCTGAGAATTTCAGAAAAGCCTCAGGAACAGGCGAATCCGACAACGATAGCCGACATCTTTCTGGATTATGCGTTGCACGAAAACGACCTCGAAAACCTGATCCACTCCGGAAGAGAGTGGTATGGCGAATATTTCAACCGCCAGCAGCGCGACAGGCTCGACGTACAATTTCACTTCCCGAACAGGGTGGCAGGCCGGCCTGTGATGGTCAACACCCAGTTTGCTGTGCGCTCGCTCACCGAAACCACCGCATTCTCGATCGAACTCAATGGCCAGCAGGTATTGCCCCAGCAACCATTTCTGCCGATTTCGTCAGGTGCGGCTGCCTTTGCCCGCGAACAGTCGTTCAACCTCAGCCTGCAGCTGCCTGAACGCGACAGCCTCGACTTTGTGGTGCGTTACCATGCAGCTCAGGATAATTCCCGCGGCTGGATCAATTTCCTGCGCGTCAACGCCTGGCGGCAGCTCAGGTATGTGCCCGGCAGGCAAATGCCGTTTCGCAATCCGGAAGCCGTGGGGTTCAATGTGGTGCCCCAATATCGGATCGGGCAGGTGGTTCCCGGACTGATGCTGTGGGAAGTCACCAATCCGTTGCGGCCAAAGGCCATGATGCATGAACTGGCAGACGATCACCTGCGGTTTAATGTGATGGGCGACTCGATACGCGAGTTCATCCTTTTTGATCCTGCAGATGCATATCAGCCAGTTGCCATCCGGCCTTTAGCTAATCAGAATCTTCATGCCACACCGGCCACCGATATGATTATTGTTGCTCCGGACATCTTCAGGCCCTATGCCGAAGCTATGGCGGCGCTGCATCAGGCACACGACGGACTGGAAAGTATTGTTGCAGGTACTGCTGAAATTTACAATGAGTTCGGTTCGGGTAAGCCCGACCCCACTGCCATACGCGATTTTATCCGCATGGTCTATTTGCGCAGCCAGGACCGTTTGCGCTACGTGCTGCTCTTTGGCGATGCCTCATACGATTATAAGAACCGCATTGCCGGCAACACCAATTTTGTGCCTACTTACCAGAGCATCCAAAGCATCATCGAAACCCAAAGTTTTGTAAGCGACGATTACTTTGGCCTGATGGGAAGCAACGAGGGCCAGGACATGCAGGGTGTGCTCGATCTGGGCATAGGACGTTTTCCGGTGAGCGCCACCGGGGAGGCTGCGCTCATGGTGCAAAAAAATGCCCATTACCTCTCAAGGCAGGAAAAACTCAGGGGACCCTGGCAAAATACCATCACTTTCATGGCCGACGACGGCGATGGCAACCTGCATCTGAGTCAGGCCGAAACCCTGGCCACGCATGTGGATACGGCCTACCGCAACTTTAACATCCGTAAAGTTTACCTGGATGCCTACCGCCGTGTGCCGGTGCCCGGTGGATTTCGTTATCCGGAGGCCTCTGCCGCCTTGCTGAGAAACATCAGCGAGGGTTCGCTTATAGTCAACTACACCGGTCATGGGGGCGTGAGCGGGCTCACAGACGAAAAAGTGTTTTCGATCAGCGAGATAGAAAGCCTTACCAACATCGATCGCCTGGCATTCTTTGTGACGGCCACCTGCGAATTCAGCCGCTTCGACAATCCGGTCCTCACCTCGGCTGGCGAACAGCTCCTGCTGAATCCCAGCGGTGGCGCCATTGCACTGATGACAACCACCAGGCTGGCCTTTGCGCACTCCAACTTCAACGTGAACCGCAGACTGTATGCCTCTCTGATGACCAACGGCAAAAGCGACATCAACAGGTTGGGCGACATCATCAGGCTCAGCAAAAATCCGACCAATTCATACATCTATAATTTTGTGCTGCTTGGCAATCCTGCCCTCAGGCTCAGCTATCCCGAATATCGTGCCGAAGTGCTCAAAATCAACGGAAAGCCATCCGATACCCTGCATGCCATGTCGGAAGTGGTGCTCGAAGGACGCATTGTCAATCCCTCAGGCCAGCTTGTGGAAAATTTCAATGGAGTGGTCGAAGTGTTGTTTTTTGACAAGAAAAGCACCTACCGTACTCTGGGCAACGACGCGATGAGCATGCCAACCAACTTCAGCCTGTTCGACAAATTGCTGTTTCGCGGCAGCGCCACAGCGACCAACGGGCTTTTCAGCCTTAGGTTTGCGTTGCCGCGAAGCATTGCCTACAATTACGGAATGGCGCGTATCTCGATGTTTGCTTCTGATTCCGTTTCGGGCATGTCGGCCGGCGGCTGGTTCGACAACATCATCCTTGGCGGCATTGCTCCGGACATCATGCCCGACAATAAAGGTCCTGAAATAGAGCTGTTTGTGGGCGATGAGCGGTTTGTCAGCGGCAGTGTGGTGCCGGAAAGCAGTATCCTGATAGCAAAAATCGCTGACCCGCAGGGCATTCATCACCTGGGCTCCGAAATAGGTCGCGACATTGTGGCAACCCATTCGTTACCCGACGGATCAATCAGGAAATACGTGCTCAACAATTATTTCAGCCTCGACCTGGATCACCCCACTTCGGGAAGCCTTCGCTTTCCCATGGAAAGGCTCATACAGGGTGAACACCTGTTGAGCCTCAAGGCCTGGGATTTACATAATAACAGCTCGGAAAAGGAAATCCGGTTTGTGGTAAATCCGGAAGAGGGATTGAAAATCAGCAATGTACGCCTCAGTCCAAATCCGGTGAGCGGTCAGGCTGTTTTTACCTTCGAACACAACAAACCAGGCAGTACGTTGTTTGTAAGTATTGAGATTTATAATGCATTTGGCAGTAAGGTACACCAGATAAATGCACAAATGACCCCATCAGGCAACCATTCCTACCCCTTGTCGTGGAATCCGAAGCAAACAACAGCCGGAAGATTGGCGTCGGGTGTGTATCTTTGGCGCCTCATTGTCGCGCCTGCCGAGGGACTACCGGTTTCGACCGGAGGCAGGCTGGTAATCGCAAACCCATGA
- the porU gene encoding type IX secretion system sortase PorU → MLIKLMQLIKHFPENKFSPAMLYRSSCGSYSLHMAVLFVGYVLLLSSIHVQAEEPVASGRVSLNWQRPDTLHLPGKTTLFRPYFDGAVYNHISPLLPQYAGMLPVMDERLSYNLTVMPVQVDYPDPEEISLPAAVVLPATFETNVETGSSRDLKVLRWQVNSLRQTVDGRVERLLAFDYTITAEYPQLWDETDANAGAAVFADHSVLASGRWFKFRVSNTGIHRITAANLQAMGISTAGLDPRNIRIYGNGGGVLPEPNSAPRIDDLAENAILVVGEEDGVFNSSDYILFYAKGPVRWDFNPSTAYYEHTPAYYDDYAYYFITTDLGPGKRVQMQQSQGEVQQTISDFIDYKVAEQDLVNLSNTGRTWYGELFDITLSRDYPFDFPNLVASRPARVEAEVAARNFGPAGFQLYVDGQLRANIPIEPTQATGYDYAKNNGAAIEVMPSGNGINVNLRFTRSVSSARGWLDYIRVNAWRNLVFQGGQLLFGNHRTIPQGDYLYQITGSGSGLQLWDVTDHTNAVARPLNPVSGGFSFAAPAQTRRNFVLFDNSSFFSIENVGPVANQNLHSVRDIDYLIISHPSLIDEANRLAEFHRQHSGLTVYVTTPGPIYNEFSSGAQDVTAIRDFARMLYTASSPGKQLRYLLLFGDASFDYKDKLNGNNNLVPTYQTISSLNLVLSIATDDYYGFLDPNEGGTGPNLLDIGIGRFPVTTLQEARQMVDKVLRYVDKNPETFSEWRNELVFVADDGDSNWHMKDAEELVAVVEQRNPPFNINKFYIDAYPQIATPSGQKAPAVNEAINSRMERGALLVNYSGHGGEVGWAEERILEISDIQSWRNRNRMPVFITATCEFSRYDDPSRLSAGEMVFLNPDGGAIAMFTTARATYASTNLRLNKAIYNNNIFEPYNGERARFGDIMRRSKIAGDANDRKFVLLGDPALQLTYPEHLVQTTHINDKALGSIGQNDTIKALSEVRIRGKITSRNGQTLQNFDGKVFTTIYDKAATITTAGDQNGFPQTFTTRNSIIYKGVASVINGHFEFSFIVPKDISYRFGTGRISHYATGSVGDAHGSTEDFIVGGFSGNLLSDDKGPEIRLFMGDTTFRDGGFTSENPVLIALLRDESGINTTGAGIGHDIVAWIEGATERMAILNDYYTAALDKSNEGSVSFPIIGLNPGRHTITLRAWDVLNNSNTASISFEVIPKNTVTVNELFNYPNPFRDRTCFVFNHNQNGERLAVVIDIFDMDGRRVKSIREEIVSSSFRSQPICWDGKADSGTPVPKGLYLYRLIVTGGSGNQTVDSGRMVRF, encoded by the coding sequence ATGTTGATTAAGCTCATGCAATTGATAAAACATTTTCCGGAAAATAAATTCAGTCCGGCCATGCTGTACCGGAGCTCTTGCGGGAGCTATTCCCTGCACATGGCTGTTTTGTTTGTGGGTTATGTTTTACTGTTGTCATCGATTCATGTGCAGGCGGAAGAGCCTGTTGCCTCGGGTCGCGTCAGCCTGAATTGGCAAAGGCCTGATACCCTGCATCTTCCTGGAAAGACAACTTTATTCAGGCCTTATTTCGATGGAGCGGTGTACAACCACATCAGTCCGCTATTGCCCCAATATGCAGGAATGCTGCCAGTGATGGATGAGCGTCTCAGCTACAATCTGACTGTGATGCCTGTTCAGGTAGATTACCCGGACCCTGAAGAAATTTCACTTCCGGCTGCCGTGGTTTTGCCTGCAACTTTTGAGACCAATGTGGAGACGGGCAGCTCGCGCGACCTCAAAGTATTGCGGTGGCAGGTAAATTCGCTCAGGCAAACCGTGGATGGCAGGGTGGAACGCCTGCTCGCTTTCGATTACACCATCACTGCGGAGTATCCTCAGTTGTGGGATGAGACCGATGCAAACGCTGGTGCGGCTGTTTTTGCTGATCATTCAGTGCTTGCCAGCGGAAGGTGGTTCAAGTTCAGGGTGAGCAACACCGGCATCCACCGCATCACAGCTGCCAATCTTCAGGCTATGGGCATCAGTACCGCGGGTCTTGATCCGAGGAATATCCGCATCTACGGAAACGGGGGAGGGGTGTTGCCCGAGCCAAATTCTGCGCCTCGCATCGACGACCTGGCCGAGAATGCCATCCTCGTGGTTGGGGAGGAAGACGGGGTGTTCAACAGCAGCGACTACATTCTGTTCTATGCCAAAGGACCTGTCAGGTGGGATTTCAATCCTTCCACCGCTTATTACGAGCACACCCCGGCCTATTACGACGATTACGCCTATTATTTTATCACCACCGATCTGGGGCCGGGAAAGCGTGTTCAGATGCAGCAAAGTCAGGGTGAGGTTCAGCAGACGATAAGCGATTTCATTGATTACAAGGTTGCTGAGCAGGATCTGGTCAATCTTTCCAACACCGGCCGCACCTGGTACGGCGAGCTGTTCGACATCACGCTGAGCCGCGATTATCCGTTTGATTTCCCCAACTTGGTTGCAAGCCGTCCGGCCAGGGTGGAAGCCGAGGTGGCCGCCAGGAATTTTGGCCCGGCAGGTTTCCAGCTCTATGTGGACGGTCAGCTTCGTGCCAACATCCCCATCGAACCCACACAAGCAACGGGGTACGATTATGCCAAAAACAACGGAGCTGCCATCGAGGTGATGCCTTCGGGCAACGGCATCAATGTAAACCTGCGCTTCACCAGGTCGGTGAGTTCAGCCCGCGGCTGGCTCGACTACATCCGTGTGAATGCATGGCGCAACCTCGTTTTCCAGGGGGGACAACTCCTGTTTGGCAACCATCGCACAATACCTCAGGGCGATTATCTGTATCAGATAACGGGCTCAGGATCAGGACTTCAGTTGTGGGACGTCACCGATCACACCAATGCGGTGGCGCGTCCGCTGAATCCAGTATCGGGAGGTTTCAGCTTTGCGGCGCCCGCCCAGACAAGAAGAAACTTTGTGTTGTTCGACAACAGCAGCTTTTTCAGTATCGAAAACGTCGGGCCGGTGGCCAACCAAAACCTGCACAGCGTACGCGACATTGACTACCTTATTATATCGCATCCCAGCCTGATTGATGAAGCTAATCGCCTGGCAGAATTTCACAGGCAGCACAGTGGGCTGACGGTGTATGTGACCACGCCTGGTCCCATTTACAATGAGTTTTCGTCTGGAGCACAGGATGTTACTGCCATACGCGACTTCGCCCGGATGCTTTACACGGCCTCCTCGCCGGGCAAACAACTGCGCTATCTGCTGCTCTTTGGCGATGCTTCGTTCGACTACAAAGACAAACTGAACGGCAACAACAACCTTGTGCCTACTTACCAGACCATCAGCTCACTCAATCTGGTACTGTCCATAGCCACAGACGATTACTACGGGTTTCTTGACCCCAACGAAGGCGGAACAGGTCCTAACCTGCTCGACATAGGTATTGGACGTTTCCCGGTGACTACTTTGCAGGAAGCCCGCCAAATGGTGGATAAAGTGTTGCGCTACGTGGATAAAAACCCAGAAACATTCAGTGAATGGCGCAATGAGCTGGTTTTTGTGGCCGACGACGGCGACTCCAACTGGCACATGAAAGATGCAGAGGAGCTTGTGGCAGTAGTGGAACAACGGAATCCTCCGTTCAACATCAATAAATTCTATATTGATGCATATCCACAAATTGCCACCCCAAGTGGTCAGAAAGCGCCTGCAGTGAATGAGGCCATCAACAGTCGGATGGAGCGTGGAGCCTTGTTAGTGAACTACAGCGGCCATGGCGGTGAGGTTGGCTGGGCCGAGGAGCGTATCCTGGAGATCTCCGACATTCAGAGCTGGCGCAATCGCAACCGCATGCCGGTATTCATCACCGCCACATGCGAGTTTTCACGTTATGATGATCCATCGCGACTCTCAGCCGGCGAAATGGTTTTTCTGAATCCCGACGGCGGAGCCATTGCCATGTTTACCACCGCACGAGCTACCTATGCCAGCACAAACCTGCGCCTGAACAAAGCCATCTACAACAACAATATCTTTGAACCTTACAACGGCGAACGTGCTCGTTTTGGTGACATCATGCGGCGCTCCAAAATAGCCGGAGACGCCAACGACCGCAAATTTGTGCTGCTTGGCGACCCGGCCCTGCAACTCACCTATCCTGAGCACCTTGTGCAAACCACCCATATCAACGATAAAGCACTCGGCTCCATAGGCCAGAACGACACCATCAAGGCGCTTTCGGAAGTGCGCATCCGGGGGAAGATCACCAGCCGCAACGGGCAAACATTGCAGAATTTCGATGGCAAGGTGTTCACGACAATCTACGACAAGGCTGCAACCATCACCACGGCAGGCGACCAGAACGGATTCCCGCAGACATTTACTACCCGCAACAGCATCATCTACAAAGGTGTAGCCAGTGTAATCAACGGCCACTTTGAGTTCTCATTTATTGTTCCGAAAGATATTTCCTATCGTTTTGGCACCGGCAGAATCAGCCATTATGCCACAGGCAGTGTGGGCGACGCCCACGGCAGCACAGAGGACTTTATTGTGGGTGGCTTTTCGGGAAATTTGCTCTCCGATGACAAAGGGCCGGAAATCCGGTTATTCATGGGCGACACTACCTTCCGCGATGGCGGTTTCACCAGCGAAAACCCTGTCCTGATTGCCCTGCTTCGCGACGAAAGCGGTATCAATACCACAGGGGCAGGCATTGGGCACGACATTGTGGCATGGATTGAAGGCGCCACTGAACGCATGGCCATTCTGAACGACTATTACACTGCCGCACTCGACAAGAGCAATGAGGGTTCGGTAAGTTTCCCCATCATTGGGCTAAATCCCGGCAGGCACACCATAACCCTGCGTGCCTGGGACGTGCTGAACAATTCCAACACTGCCAGCATCAGCTTTGAGGTGATCCCGAAAAACACCGTAACGGTGAACGAACTGTTCAACTATCCTAACCCTTTCCGCGATCGCACCTGCTTTGTCTTCAATCACAACCAGAACGGCGAACGCCTCGCTGTCGTGATCGACATTTTCGATATGGACGGGCGAAGGGTAAAAAGCATCAGGGAGGAGATTGTCAGCAGCAGTTTCCGCAGCCAGCCCATCTGTTGGGACGGAAAAGCCGATTCAGGCACGCCTGTTCCCAAAGGATTGTATCTTTACCGCCTCATTGTCACCGGCGGCAGCGGAAACCAGACTGTGGATTCCGGTCGTATGGTGAGGTTCTAA
- a CDS encoding PorP/SprF family type IX secretion system membrane protein: MRTPLATMCFLLFWAQSASGQDVGFSQFFAAPLYLNPALTGQTECGRIGLQYRNQWPGIGKAFVTYKLSYDQHLPEIQSGFGFQVMQDQQGNGLYSRTSAGGYLASQVQIGSSSSLAAGIKLGMLQDALDWNAIQFPDQLINIDGTTGEQPPAQTSRLTPDFGAGLLFSFDDRLLIGLSADHINRPYPGMFGEDHRQLPMRWAAHIGWRKSPNSNRYLKSDDESLVFQPNILFLQQGNFRQINAGLYVSKHQLVAGSWFRHTIATADALQVMVGMRGNGLTVGYSYDITISGVGLNAGGAHEVSLNWELCIERETKRKVRAIKAPVF, from the coding sequence ATGCGCACGCCACTGGCTACTATGTGTTTTTTGCTTTTTTGGGCACAATCTGCGTCAGGACAGGATGTTGGTTTCAGTCAGTTTTTTGCGGCGCCGCTTTACCTCAATCCAGCCCTGACAGGACAGACGGAGTGCGGACGCATTGGCCTGCAATACCGCAATCAGTGGCCAGGTATTGGCAAAGCATTTGTCACGTACAAGTTGTCGTACGACCAGCATCTGCCTGAAATCCAGAGCGGTTTTGGGTTTCAGGTCATGCAGGACCAGCAAGGCAACGGGTTGTATAGCCGCACATCGGCTGGTGGTTATTTGGCCAGTCAGGTACAGATTGGTTCATCGAGCAGTCTGGCAGCAGGAATCAAGCTGGGTATGCTTCAGGATGCACTCGACTGGAACGCCATTCAGTTTCCAGACCAATTGATCAATATCGACGGCACAACAGGCGAGCAGCCCCCGGCCCAAACCAGCAGGCTGACCCCTGACTTTGGCGCAGGCTTGTTGTTTTCGTTCGACGACAGGCTGCTGATTGGTCTGTCGGCCGACCACATCAACAGGCCCTACCCGGGAATGTTTGGCGAGGACCACCGGCAGTTGCCCATGCGCTGGGCTGCCCACATTGGGTGGCGGAAAAGCCCGAACAGCAACCGCTATCTGAAGTCTGACGACGAATCGCTGGTGTTTCAACCCAATATACTATTTTTGCAACAGGGAAACTTCAGGCAAATCAATGCCGGTTTGTATGTGAGCAAGCATCAACTGGTGGCCGGAAGCTGGTTCAGGCACACCATTGCTACGGCAGATGCCCTTCAGGTGATGGTGGGAATGAGAGGCAACGGATTGACAGTTGGTTACAGTTACGACATCACCATTTCGGGTGTCGGGCTCAATGCCGGTGGTGCTCACGAAGTTTCACTCAACTGGGAACTCTGCATCGAACGCGAAACAAAAAGAAAAGTACGCGCAATAAAAGCACCTGTATTTTAG
- a CDS encoding SUMF1/EgtB/PvdO family nonheme iron enzyme: MKNNLILFAAAAAIALSGACSKKQVSRSTGWNYNDPKFGGFEVAKEKEQKIGPGLVPIEGGTFLMGSTQQDLLYEWNNVPRRVTVPSFFMDQTEVSNLDYLEYIYWLERVYGQDYPQVVQRALPDTLVWRDRLAYNEPLVELYFRHPSYHDYPVVGVSWVQANEYANWRTDRVNELQLIKAGILDFDPDQKNENNFNTEAYLAGQYEGRVRDGKRDLDPSGTGVRNVRFEDGILLPKYRLPTEAEWEYAALALIGNTVNERIVERRVYPWNGNGLRTDHKKYMGSFVANFKRGQGDYMGIAGSLNDGAALPAPVGSYWPNDFGLYNMAGNVAEWVLDVYRPLSHEDVADYSPFRGNIFVNKKREADGSIALKDSLGRLQYVEITPEEAANRKNYRRGYAVNHRDGDYASTIQSDWTNLQEDPNSTAKMYDYGNSTLISDKSRVYKGGSWADRAYFLSPGTRRFLNEDEATNYIGFRCAMNKVGSSIARKR; the protein is encoded by the coding sequence ATGAAAAACAATTTGATTCTTTTTGCAGCAGCCGCTGCAATTGCATTGTCAGGAGCATGCAGCAAGAAACAGGTTTCGCGCTCCACAGGCTGGAACTACAACGACCCGAAATTCGGAGGCTTTGAGGTAGCCAAGGAAAAAGAACAGAAAATCGGCCCGGGTCTGGTGCCCATCGAAGGCGGAACTTTTCTGATGGGCAGCACCCAGCAGGATCTGCTTTACGAATGGAACAACGTGCCGCGCAGGGTCACGGTTCCTTCTTTTTTCATGGACCAGACCGAAGTGAGCAACCTCGATTATCTGGAATACATTTACTGGCTGGAACGTGTTTACGGTCAAGATTATCCCCAGGTAGTGCAGCGTGCCCTGCCCGACACCCTGGTGTGGCGCGACAGGCTGGCATACAACGAACCCCTCGTTGAGCTGTATTTCAGGCATCCTTCATACCACGATTACCCGGTGGTGGGGGTATCCTGGGTACAGGCCAATGAATACGCCAACTGGCGTACCGACCGTGTGAACGAGCTTCAGCTGATTAAGGCAGGCATCCTGGATTTCGATCCCGATCAAAAAAATGAGAACAACTTCAACACCGAAGCTTATCTTGCCGGCCAATACGAAGGCCGTGTGAGAGATGGCAAACGCGACCTCGATCCAAGCGGCACAGGAGTGCGTAATGTACGTTTTGAAGATGGCATCCTGTTGCCCAAATATCGCCTGCCCACCGAAGCCGAGTGGGAGTATGCTGCTTTGGCGCTTATCGGCAATACTGTGAACGAGCGCATTGTGGAACGTCGCGTTTATCCGTGGAATGGAAACGGGCTCAGAACCGACCATAAAAAATACATGGGCAGTTTTGTGGCCAACTTCAAACGGGGCCAGGGCGACTACATGGGTATTGCCGGCAGCCTGAACGACGGCGCTGCACTGCCTGCACCGGTTGGCTCCTACTGGCCCAACGACTTTGGCCTGTATAATATGGCCGGAAATGTGGCCGAATGGGTGCTCGACGTGTATCGTCCGCTCTCGCATGAGGATGTTGCGGATTACAGCCCCTTCCGTGGCAACATCTTCGTAAACAAAAAACGTGAAGCAGATGGTTCCATTGCCCTGAAAGACTCCCTGGGCAGGCTGCAATATGTCGAAATTACTCCCGAAGAAGCCGCCAACCGGAAAAACTACCGCCGCGGCTATGCGGTGAACCACCGCGATGGCGATTATGCCTCCACCATCCAGAGCGACTGGACCAACCTGCAGGAAGACCCCAACTCCACCGCCAAGATGTACGACTACGGCAACTCTACCCTCATCTCCGACAAATCCAGGGTTTACAAAGGTGGCTCGTGGGCCGACAGGGCCTACTTCCTCAGCCCCGGTACTCGCCGTTTCCTCAACGAAGACGAGGCTACCAACTACATCGGCTTCCGCTGCGCCATGAACAAAGTCGGAAGCTCGATTGCAAGAAAAAGATAA